ATTGAATTTATGGCCTTTTTCTATGCGTCCAGATCCGCCATCCGTCCTAAATGCTTTTACAAAGTTAAACTCCAATGGAGATTCCTTTCCGGCGATCCTTAAGATCGCTTAACCTCACTTCATTTTaccttctttccctcttttagGAACCTTTTCCATTTTGATGTTACCGAAGATTGACCCCGAGAGTAGGTATATCTGGCCGCATGCCGACAAAACAGGCGGGCAGCGAAGGGAAGAAAGTCGGGGGAAGTCGATGATGACTCATACTTGGAGATGTGTGGCCGAATTCACTCTCTTATCCTTTGTGGTAAATATACGATATTAATAATGGACCTAACACGTTAGGGCTGAGCGCTACCAAGCAGATTGGCTGTCACAATGAATTGGGAAGTAGACCCAGTTTGGATTTTCGATGCGTTTGCTTATCTGTCCGACTTTATACCTCGTCCTTGACTGCCACTAAATTGCCATTGTTAAAACAATGGAGAACAATCTCTACTAAAACGAACGTACTAAGGTTTAATACACCATTTTCGATGCAAACAAGCATTGTCGTGCCGACATCTTGGTATAAGCTAAAATGAAGCGGAAGGGTATTCTTTTCCTGTTTTGTTAGCGATCAAGTGGTGTCTAAGCCAGAGTGTTTTGCATGAATTATATCATCAGAAAAACAACGCTCCTCATCCGTAACATCAGAACATTTCTTTTCGCGTTCTTTAAAAACATATCTTCTCAATTTAATGATATTTCACTCACGAAACACTACACTTAATGGATTAGGCCACATGTAGCCTTTCAATTAAGGTTACCATCATTATAGTTAAGGTTACAaacatttgaagagaaatgtAGATTAACTACAGCGCCATTATTAGATGAGACTATAATCATACTCGAATGGCTCAAATACTTTTAATGTTTCTTAGCTTCAATTATGCAGATCAATCTCATAATTCTTCACCCACAATGTCTCATTAGACAAGCACTCGATATCATGAAAGAATTTACCAATGTTACCACAAAATTTCATGGCTACAAATTTTTCGGACGCTATTCACGAGCACGAGCATGCCGCACAATTGATTTCATCGCTGAAATCTTCTCCTCGTTATTAGGCATAAAAGACAAAGCCTCAGTTGAAGAATTAAATACATACCAAGCGAAAGTTTGTCCTTCGCCTGAGACGGTCTTCAAAGTCCAAGTTGGATTTTCACTTCTCGATTTCACCTGGTCCGATTTCAACGATTCCTATGGGGACTCCTTTGGAGCCAAGTCAAGCATATCGGCACAACGTGGGCTGAACTGCAACGCACACTTCTCTTGGCATCGTACTCCGTaaatcatattcaaatttaagGCATACTATAATTTCGAACAAGAGGGGATAGCGAAGAACATGCTACGTTGCGGATGCCAAAAGTAGGTGCCGTCAGAGACCTAATTTTCCATCACGTCCTCGCAGATTCTCCTGAGTATTCTTAGAGGACAGCCACATGTTCAATGACAATTGCTAGACCAACTGACATGTCAATCCTGTAGCCAAAAGTAAGATCGGACGATAAAGAATTCGGTCGCAGCAATATTGACGGTACTTAATTCACTCGTTGAAATAAGTCCCCAAGAcgaaaatgttgaaaattatGTGAATAATGATAGTGTCCTCTCACTTCCCATAGTGCTGAACATCCTGACTaggtagaaaagaaaaaaagagagggacaTTTATTCTCACATTCCTGATTTATGCTTACCACCTATATCAGAAGGCATGATTATATCATGtgtgcagtttttttttttttttttggtttttccaaATTGAATCAAATCAGGAGAATGGACCGAGCGCCGGTTGGCAACTGTTTTGCGTAGTTATCTACCTCGGCCTCTTAGGATACTCTTGATGTAGTCTAGTCAAAATCAACTTTCGGTTTGGAGATGGCGATTGATCCTTTAACCCTTCGTCTCTCTGTCTGTGTAAAGCGTACGAGGCCATGTAGCATCCTTATCGTCGAGGCATTGATCCGTTCGAATGTGGTTGATCCCGGACTTATAATTAAATAAGATTGACGATTAAGAATGAGATTATCGGGACATAAACGGTACACGGCACCGGAACCAAAAAGATCTTAGTCTTTCGCTTTTGTTTACATTgtgcagcttctctttcttgttgTTCTTTTCTCAATAACAAGCTTCTCAGATGTTTTACACAATCTCGTCAGTTCACAACAGTACAAGCTAAGGCATTTGTAATATCATCTACTTTAGTCTTTCGGCTAGTACTTTGGACTATATTATGTTGCATCCTAAATTTCCATGATATCTAATATGTTAGCaatattgttttaaataaaaataagattcatatttcttttccaaatagcATTAATAATCTCATGATTCTCTCCCTGTCTCATAGCCATACTCTACTAGTCATTGTAAATTTTCTACTCAAACacctcttttcattttccaccaaGTATATTAATCCACAtgctttttttttgccattacATCTCCACCTAGGATGACATCATTCATGTCATCTCTTGATAAGTCAAATCATTACAAATCAAATAATGATTCTCATCCATACATCGGCGTGGTTGATCATGCTCTCTCCACTTGTTATCTTCATTCAGCTACTCAAATTAAGCCACTTGTCACTCATATAAATAATCCACGTGCACTTAATTTGTGACATTGAGCTTAGCCTATCaaatgacatcatccatgacaATTTAACTTAACCATGGTTTATGGTAATCAATAAAGGTGAAGATAAGATgagaaacaaataaaatcatCCCTTTCCTTCTGTGGAACAAACCAAAAAGATCTCCACCTCTATTTCTTCAAGGTAAACTATTTTTACCCTCCATTCTTCAACAAAGAAAGTCAAGTTTTAACTCAACTTTTCACCAAGTCCAAAGTTTATCTAATCTGTGTTGCTTAAGTTTTTAGTTCCAACCATCAAGTGTCTTACAAGGTAAGTTCATGGACTTCTATTTTCTATCAAACTATTTGTTTTTAAGGAATAAGAGTTGTTaattggcattttttattttgattttaaggTGATTTAATGCTTTATGTGTTCAAAATTTCATTCAAGGTAAGTGAAACTCTCGGGGCTAAATTGGGTTGATCCACTAAGTTTTCTTGGTCCTTGGTTGACTTTAGCTTAATGTATGAATATTATCATAGATGCATGTTGTACGAGAGATTAATGAATACATGATGAGCTAATAAGAGACAAGACTATGTGTATTAGTGACTTTAGTTAATTTTGggagaagtgccaaaaaagtcctaaaccttttagctttgtgccgatttagtcctaaacattttttggtgccgatttagtcctaaactttttacgttgtaccaattaagtcctttccggccaattttggccggattttgctgatttggaCGGTCGGTTGACGACGGCCTGATCGGCGcgtgtacaatttttaataatattttaaatatttttaaatatttttttattttttaaatatttttctcttttaatttttattcttttctctttttttctgctCATCTTCCCTCGAGGccgggcggcgagggcgagcccgcCCGGCTCCTCCTcgcgccggatctcggcgacgTCGAGCTTCACCGgcggtgggcgaggctcgaccctcgctagatccgcgcgggcgagcctcgcccccggtgcgaggccgcccttcgaggctcgccctcgcgggcgagggtcaagcctcgcccacggccggcgagggcgaccccCGGCTCCTCCTCGtgccggatcggcgaggtcgagcttcgCCGGCggtgggcaaggctcgaccctcgctagatccggcgggcaagcctcgcccgccggtgcgaggccgccctcgagacctaggcggcaaggctcgccctcgccggatcacggcgagggtcgagcctcgcccacggccggcgagggcgaccccCCGGCTCCTCCTcgcgccggatcggcgaggtcAAACCTCgccggccttgggcgaggctcgaccctcgccggatccgacgagggcgagcctcgcccacccgcacgaggccgccctcgaggctcgggcggcgaggctcgccctcgccggatccggcgagggtgagccccgCCGGCTCCTCCTCGCGTCGGATGGCGAGgtggtcgagcctcgccgtggtcgagcctcggcgagggcgagcctcgcccgccggcgcgaggccgccctcgcccgacccggcgaggtcgagacctcgccggccgtcgcctcggccggtcgccTCGCTcaggcgaccggctggaggaagaagatgagcagaaaaaaaaaaaaaaaataaaaagaataaagaaaagaataaaaaaaaaaaaaaaattcaaaaaaattaaatactattaaaaattatacatgTCGGCCGATCGAGCCACATCGGTGGTCGGCCCAATCagaatccggtcaaaattggccggaaaggacttaattggcacaacgtaaaaatgtttaggactaaattagcaccaaaaaaaggtttaggactaaatcggcacaaagccaaaaggtttaggacttttttggcacttttcccccgTTAATTTTGTATCATGGGTGATGACATGTTGATTCCAGATGAGAATGATATTAGTTGAGGTCTACCTGTGCTATTGTTATGAATTCGTTACTAATCACATGAAAATTTGGTCAAGTGATTTCAAGAGGatttaaaatgattttgatgaGCAAAAGTGTTAAAGTTGAAACTATGCATGTAAAAGGGCTAAAATAGTAATTTTACATAATACAAGGGAAAAAATGTAAATTCCAGCGTGTAAATCTCCTGTGAACTGTGGTTTTTATTAGTTAAAATGAGTATTAATTAGTGATACAGATagattaattaaagaaaattagattaggcaaaaaaaatataagtatTGTGGAATTGGGGctaatttgtaatttcaaaaagtcaaagGTCTCATTTTCTTAAACTGGAACTTTTTCAGACACATGTTAAGGATGCTTATGATTGTACGTTCTTAATTAGCTTTACAATTAATTGAGTAATCTAGACAATTTACCCAACTAGTTAAAGTTTGGAGttaattgaataaatattttgaaaaggtGGTTGTtttgatagtaaaaaaaaattggaagttgTGTATAGTGCCAATAAGATAATCTTAtggatcaaataaaaaaaaaatggccttAGCTAATTGATTTGACTAGTAGagttagattaaaaaaatgagataaatagtgaaattttgaaatcaGAATTATATTGGGTTAATCTTGCAATTTTGTTGAGATGAAATTCTGTATAATTGATGTGAGTATGATGATAAGAGTGATTATAGTCTTGACGTACTCTCGGTGATCAAATTGTAAACTTTAGTTGTAACATTAATTTGGTGTAAAAGTGTCTTTTGTGTAATAGATCTTGTAGGACCAACATACACTTTAGTTTTATTGGCAACTTGGGAATGATTATAAATTTATGTGATGTAAGAATGTTGGAGGCTCTTGGATTGAATTACTTTATGAATAAGAGTAAGTAGATTGCGAATGATAATACATTGATGGTTGGTTTCCATTGGTAATATAAGAAATGCCAAGAGATTAGTATGATATTATTTGCACCATAATTACATGGCAATTATTGTGTAGTAATAATTTGCATGTGATGACACTATATATCAAGTGACAAGTGTTTTATGATAAGAATTTGTGGGTTAATGATGATAAATTGATATTTGATTTTCACTATAGATAGAAAATTGTCAATAGGTCGGTATCATGTTATTTGTAGATGTGGTTATTGAAACATACATGGCAATTGTTATCTTACGATGATTTGTATGTAGATGATGCTATGTGAGAAGACTTTTGCCAAAGCCTATTCATTGGAGGAGCAAATATGCTTGTATAAGTATATGAGTAAATGACTCAAAAGTTAACCAGGTGCTCTAATGTCTAGAATATGTCTCTATAACGTTAAGAGGACATGAACTCTTATGAATTATACACGAAATGATACGACTTGAGTAACTTATGAATATTATGGAATAGTCATCATCGTGCGAATGTACAGTGGTGTATTTATCTTTACTAATGTAGACAACATTTGTGATGGATGGGTTGGCTAAGAGTTGTGGCCAAGATGTGTTTATGTCTCCATTCTACATAAGTTGGTGGTGATGATATTTTGTAAGTCGAGATACCTTGTGAGTCAATATAGGTCATGGCCAATGATGAGTAGGAAATAGATACTTATCTGTGAATATCGGTAAGCTACTTTGTGGTATTTGCGCATCATGAGATTGATACATTCGTTTGTATGCATTTGAGTGTTAAACTGAATGTTAGCTCATGACTTCTATTTTATTCATTGCACGCATGATTATTTCATAACTATATTATATTACGTTGAACAAACCTAATTAATATGCTTTGAAAATGTATGTGAACACTTGTTTTGAATATTTGATCTCTTAGTAGAGGGTAAGtgttaaaggaaaattaacatGGTTGGTTAATGCTTATAACTTTCTTTGCGAGTATGTAGATTATTGATATGTTTGTATATCTACGTTGTGATATGTGCTTACAATATATGAGTTGGTTAACACATTAGATTGGGAGTATATTACAAATACTTAAATTATGCAGAATATGTTGTGCTCCTCAAGTGATTGAACTATTCCATTATGAATATGTAAATAACTAAGAAATATCTTGAATAAATGATTGATTGCagaattataataatatttaaatgatacGTGATATTACTTGATAATTGTTACTATAATGTTGGTGTTATGAGGTTGAGTGGTGAATAGATTTTATACTTTAAGCCTAGAGCTTTCATTTACTAAGCTTAGGTTCATCCCAATATACCTTATAGATTAGTTGAGTTCAGAGCTCAAATGCATTAGATTAGTGCTTCGGAAGATCTCTTTTAAGGATTGTATTAGAGTTTCGCAGCGAAAGTAAAGGCATATTTCTATACAAAAGATTTTGGTGCATGTTAGTTAAGGTTAAATTATTCGTacaattgagaataaattaactACTCAGTGGATAACTAAAGtgaattcaaattatttattcattcaaGATTTAAATTGTATGGAAATTGTTAGGTTGTGACATATTATATGAAGGGTATGAGCCTTAAAAGTCATCCCATGCCAAACCAAGTGTAATCCTTTAATCGAGAATTTAAGCCTATATTTGTTATAAGAAGAACtaaaataattgagaaaatattgcaagACGAGCATTTCtaggatttcatttttttttggtgactcaGGGAATCCCCGCACAGCCGAAGGTAAACCATTGGGGTGAcaccacacacgtgccaccGGGTAAGTCGCCTAAAAGACTCAAAACTAGCCTTCTTGCAATGAGCTTCGAACACTAGACCTCCTCGATGGAAGTTTAGCGCCTACTCAGCTGAGCCACCGCGGCGGGTGGTATTTCTAGGATGTTTTCATCTCTTTTGTCTCCTTAAAAGACTCTCCAACTACCTTCATGTTTGAATGTGATTATCCATACCATCcagtccgagagagagagagactcaaaaAACCCTATTATAGTGGAAAAGTTCAGAAAAGTTTTAGATTATCTTAACCCGATATTAGATGCAACTCACTTTATGACTCATTCATCATTCATATGACACTCATCGCTAACTTCAAGAAAGGCCTATGGGATGAGAACATAAGATACATCATATATAATCTGCCGGAGtgaatcttattttttatttagataTATGGTAGATGGtgataaatttgaattttaaaacttatttattttgtgaaaaatgaatgatttgaaaaatatttttgtaaaaataaatgattgtATCTCTTACAATAATGAACgaacaagaaattttttttattgcccatgaaattatttaaacttaAATTATAGTGGATAATATTTagagaaatattttcaaaatcatttatttttccataaaataaagaagatAAACAGCGCTTTGAAAGTGCTTTTCGAGGTTAACATCTAACTATACATGCGTGCACGATTCCCTAAATCCTAAATGCAAATGGTAGTATTTTAAGAAGCATATAATTTCCAAGCACGGCAAAATAAACTAAAGTTCTTAAAGGTTGGGCGGCGCGATTTAAATAGCACCTACTTGGGTGGTGGAATATAATAATCGAAAGCTGTCAATATAATTGAGATGAGAGCTATCCAGTCATTTTAGCCCTGGCCTGGCAAGTCGGCAGTTCGTAAAACAATCGGTCGTCGTTCCCAATTGAATTTCAGTTTAGGgtcaattttttcaatatggACTTGAACACTGTTGGTGAGATGGCGCTATAGGGAAGCCTGTACTGTGACCTGTTAATTAAATCGTTGATTCGTACAAGGACAGCTTCTCGCGTGCTGGAATCGATGCGAACGATGGTGAGAGCTCTCCAAATTCCAGTCTGATTAGCTATGAAAACGAAGCAACCTTCTGAGGGCGAGCCGGCCAATCCCAACGACATTTATGACCGATGCTACTGTTCCGGAAAAAcaggtttttcttttccctgctGTCATGATGGGTACCGAGTTATCCCCACTGATAAGGACGACGCCTCAGCTGAGCTCCATGAGGTCTTGATTTGTTGATGCGTCTCTCAGTCGCGTTCAAATAAACTGGGACCTAAGACATGATGAGAAATAAGGCACTCGAAGAGAATTCGTTGATGTGAGATCGACTCACGGTCCAAAACATGTGGTGCGAAAATCTTGACAAGTAAACAAGGAAACTGGCACAAGCATATCAACTTGCTCATCTTTCTTTCAACATCATTTTTCTATGAAAACATGCGGATGATTCCTTGAGCGCGTCCATGACACCTGTAAATGATTGAtgtaagaataaaataagagcGAGGTAGCGATTGATAATCGGTTTCTCCTTGATTTGCATGAAACGCATGAGCAATTGGATTTAAAGTAAGTGGATCCAATGACGGTCTCCTTGAATTAGTGCAGCTGTCATGGAGCCCCCTACTAGCGTGTCCATTGGCTGTCACATTGTGCACAAGATGAAAAGACATTGCTTTGTCAATGGACCTGTAAACCATCGATTATCTAGGTTTTACAGTGAAACCTGTAACAATAGACTCGACATTGGCTGTCGCGCATAGCTCATTCACAAGCAGAACATGAATATGGATATAAGTCTAGCCCGAATCAAACTGGCCCTAACGGTGGCCGCCGAATCATTCTCGCTTCCTACGTCACTGAAGAACTCTCACTATGTTAGAGAGCATCTCCCTTGACTTCgcatattgaaaatgaaaagcaaaggcAGAATATAAATCAAAGTCACCGACATCCAAGAGTAGCTCTTCCATCTGCATTTATGGTCGTGTTGGTGCAAAGCTTCTGGAGATCGATGTAACCGATAATGGTGTCCTCAAACACTGCATCCTGCAGTTGAGCTTCGTTGAAGGTAGATGCCGACAAAACGGTATTCTTGAATACAGCTCCTTGAAGGTCTGCTTTCTGGAAATTAACCCTATCTAAAACAGCATTTGAGAAGTCGGTACCTGCATATGGAGAATGGATCAATTCGTGGAAATATACAGTAGTTCCAGGAAAAATGCACCAAGAAAAACCGAGTCAATTAGCAGCAAACAGCTTTCATATAGTGATTGTAGAAGCACACCCGgcaatgatttttcattttcccgGACGTCTTGATGGATTGAGATATCCACCATAAGCAAAATGGGCAATAGATGTTTCATGCACTTTCAAAGTTTCACTCTCCAAAGTGAGTTCGCAAATGCCAAGATCAGATTAACAACTAGCAGACATGCAAAGACTAACAAGTCGTTCTGCAATGATTGTATTGGTAATTAGTTGGCACGAAGCATGGGCTGAGTACTTATAttttgcttttatttgagaaagaTCATtctaacatataaaaaaatgcaCCAAACGTTGGGATTGCCGCAGCTTTTCCCTACAAAATGATTCAATCATCTAACTTCAAAAGATGCTTTTTGCTAGAACTTGAAGAGCAGTTTATCACGTGCTCCTGGAATGCAGTAAGTAAAGCCCGTAATATTTCTCTTTCCAACTTGTAATGAGGTCTTAACATCAAAAAGATCTTGCACTTCCATAAACAGTAAGTACGAGCAATagtcaaaagaataaaaaagtatgAACGGTCATATAAGGTACCTTTCATAATAAGTAAGACCTCCAAGCTGAGAACTTATCATAAGAAGAAATACGGTTAAGAAAATGACACAGTTCCCAAAGTACAGGACAAGGAAGAAGATTACCCTTAAAGCTAGCTCCAACAGCATAAGCTTTTGACATTACCACTTCTGACATGTCTGCACCATCGAATTTAGCATCTGACATGAGTGCTGCCGCCAGTGACTTCCCTTTTAGGTTAGATTTTTCATTTGTATAATCGCAGAAGCGGAGATCTATTGGCTTGTCATAAACACCATTAGCCTGTCCTATTGTGTTGCCAACAAATGCACGTTCACAGCGGTTGGGCTCTGTTGATAAGGGAGGTAACCTCTGCAGCGTAAAAACGCCTTGGATAATGAAATATTATACATTCTGAATGATTTTCATCACATATCCCAGATTGCGATTGTTATGATGGCCACAATGTTTATGAGAAACCTGCTCACAAAGTATTTTGGCTATCTCACATTCACAGGATTTGGTCATTTCATCATGCagtaaaagaaaattgcttATTGATCGAAATCTGTTTATCTTCTTCATAACTTCCTAAACAATCAAGCTATCGTTGACGCAACTTCACAAGGACTTCTTACCAAATGACAGACATCTTTTTATACAAACATTTTAATGAGTATGTGCCAATGTTCCTCTCTGATAACCAATTCAAAGACAAACGATCAAGATATATAAAGTAAGTTTACTGCTTCAACTGCAAAGAAACATTAGTCTGCCTCTTGCATACCAAAATTAAGAGCTTATTATTCCTTCTCATGGCACCTTTGCTACATAGAATTTCTATTAAAAAGCGAAGCAGAAGTAGCCGTTTTTTTATTAACATACACAGCCCCCTGCATTAAATATCAGATATGCGCTCCTAAAATGTCTCTACCTCTAACTAAAAGAGCCTCATAGAACCTTTTCATCTTAGTTCACCAAACACGAGTAGTCTAACGCAACAATGCACAAAAAAACATTCCTTAGTAGCTGGTTCCACCCAACTATTCTACCtgtgaatttttttactattcTCTGTTATGCCAACTGTCGGCAGCAATAACTTGTATCTAGCAACAGCATTGACATCAATTGAATAAAGGGGTGCATCAGATTAATTGCCCTGATGTTGATCGCAAAGCACATTTCTAATTGGTATGAGAAGGAGCTGCAAAGTGGAGTCATTGCGACTTGTGAGGATGCTAAAGCAGATTACATAAGATAACTCAGAGAGGCCATGGCCCCAAACCAAAGCTTCACTCCGGTTTTCAGGTTCCCGATAGCATAGCTAATTGACCAACTTGTTTTATTAGATTTGTCCTCATCCTTGCAATACCACCCGAAAATCAAAGGAGAAAACACTCTTAACGACAGAGTACTTATTAACTAGAAGGCTCCCAACCTGACTAGCAGCAATTACTGGCGAAGCCGCAGTTACGGCCCAAACAGCGAGGACTCCGCAA
The sequence above is drawn from the Eucalyptus grandis isolate ANBG69807.140 chromosome 11, ASM1654582v1, whole genome shotgun sequence genome and encodes:
- the LOC104424527 gene encoding thylakoid lumenal 17.4 kDa protein, chloroplastic isoform X2 gives rise to the protein MATSLAPLSQTALSLRRLPPTRRRSPASELRSPIRVACSASKEGWEIKESTCCVKELRNVACGVLAVWAVTAASPVIAASQRLPPLSTEPNRCERAFVGNTIGQANGVYDKPIDLRFCDYTNEKSNLKGKSLAAALMSDAKFDGADMSEVVMSKAYAVGASFKGTDFSNAVLDRVNFQKADLQGAVFKNTVLSASTFNEAQLQDAVFEDTIIGYIDLQKLCTNTTINADGRATLGCR
- the LOC104424527 gene encoding thylakoid lumenal 17.4 kDa protein, chloroplastic isoform X1 produces the protein MATSLAPLSQTALSLRRLPPTRRRSPASELRSPIRVACSGQRSASKEGWEIKESTCCVKELRNVACGVLAVWAVTAASPVIAASQRLPPLSTEPNRCERAFVGNTIGQANGVYDKPIDLRFCDYTNEKSNLKGKSLAAALMSDAKFDGADMSEVVMSKAYAVGASFKGTDFSNAVLDRVNFQKADLQGAVFKNTVLSASTFNEAQLQDAVFEDTIIGYIDLQKLCTNTTINADGRATLGCR